In the genome of Pseudomonas bubulae, one region contains:
- the treP gene encoding PTS system trehalose-specific EIIBC component: protein MSHDYSQIARELLHSLGGAANIEQAAHCVTRLRLALKDPSLVDSTTLNQIDLVKGSFFTGGLYQVVIGPGEVEKVYAALREQTGLAAATIADVKQQGADKANAMQRLVRVFSDVFMPILPALIIAGLLMGVNNLLGAKGMFIDGKTLLDAYPQLDGVWSLINLMANTSFVFLPALVGWSAAKRFGGSEILGIVLGLMLVHPDLLNAWNYGKAVAGLEGQSLPYFNILGLFQIEKVGYQGQILPILMAAYVMSVIEKWLRARVPNAIQLLVVPITTIVITGVLALAIIGPVTRHLGILITEGVVLLFDVAPVLGGMIFGLLYAPLVITGMHHMFLAVDLQLIANHGGTFIWPMIVMSNLAQGSAALGVFYMSRNVRERSMASTSAVSAYFGITEPAMFGINLRYKFPFYAALIGSALGSIFLSLNKVLASAIGVGGLPGFISIIPQYIPMFVIGMLMAIVVPFVLTCGLSLKIIRPGYRVA from the coding sequence ATGAGCCACGACTATTCCCAGATCGCCCGCGAGCTGCTGCACAGCCTCGGTGGTGCCGCCAACATTGAGCAGGCCGCGCATTGCGTCACACGCTTGCGCCTGGCCCTCAAGGACCCAAGCCTGGTCGACAGCACAACCCTCAACCAGATCGATCTGGTCAAAGGTTCCTTCTTCACGGGCGGCCTGTACCAGGTGGTGATCGGCCCCGGTGAAGTCGAGAAGGTCTATGCCGCCCTGCGTGAGCAGACCGGCCTGGCAGCCGCCACTATCGCCGACGTGAAGCAGCAGGGCGCCGACAAGGCCAACGCCATGCAGCGTCTGGTGCGTGTGTTCTCCGATGTGTTTATGCCCATCCTGCCCGCCCTGATCATTGCCGGCTTGCTGATGGGGGTTAACAACCTGCTCGGCGCCAAGGGCATGTTTATCGACGGCAAAACCCTGCTCGACGCTTATCCGCAACTGGACGGGGTGTGGAGCCTGATCAACCTCATGGCCAATACCTCTTTTGTATTCCTGCCCGCGCTGGTGGGCTGGTCGGCGGCCAAGCGATTTGGCGGCAGCGAAATCCTCGGCATTGTGCTGGGCCTGATGCTGGTTCACCCCGACCTGCTCAATGCCTGGAACTACGGCAAGGCCGTGGCCGGGCTGGAGGGCCAGAGCCTGCCGTACTTCAACATCCTGGGCCTGTTCCAGATCGAGAAAGTGGGCTACCAGGGGCAGATCCTGCCGATCCTGATGGCCGCCTATGTGATGAGCGTGATAGAGAAATGGCTACGGGCGCGAGTGCCCAATGCCATTCAATTGCTGGTGGTACCCATTACTACCATCGTCATCACCGGGGTGCTGGCGCTGGCGATCATTGGCCCGGTGACCCGTCACCTCGGCATCCTCATTACCGAAGGCGTAGTGCTGTTGTTCGACGTGGCCCCGGTGCTCGGCGGAATGATTTTCGGCCTGCTGTATGCACCGCTGGTGATTACCGGCATGCACCATATGTTTCTCGCCGTGGACCTGCAATTGATTGCCAACCACGGCGGCACCTTTATCTGGCCGATGATCGTCATGTCCAACCTGGCCCAGGGCAGCGCCGCGCTCGGGGTGTTCTACATGAGCCGCAATGTGCGTGAGCGCAGCATGGCCTCTACCTCTGCAGTCTCGGCGTACTTTGGCATCACGGAACCGGCGATGTTCGGGATCAACCTGCGCTACAAGTTCCCGTTCTATGCGGCGCTGATCGGCTCGGCGCTGGGCAGCATTTTCCTGTCGCTGAACAAGGTGCTGGCTTCGGCCATCGGTGTTGGCGGCTTGCCCGGCTTTATTTCGATCATTCCGCAGTACATCCCGATGTTTGTCATCGGCATGTTGATGGCCATTGTCGTGCCGTTTGTCCTGACCTGCGGCCTGAGCCTGAAAATCATTCGTCCGGGTTATCGCGTCGCGTAG
- the treC gene encoding alpha,alpha-phosphotrehalase yields MQDWQRSVIYQIYPKSFCSHAGNATGDLRGVVDKLDYLQWLGVDYLWLTPFLRSPQRDNGYDISDYYAIDPSYGSMADCELLIREAGARGLKLMLDIVVNHTSIEHEWFQQARSSLDNPYRDFYIWRDQPNNWESKFGGSAWEYEAQTGQYYLHLFDHTQADLNWDNPKVRAEVYKLMCFWRDKGVGGFRLDVINLISKPAHFPQDDSDGRRFYTDGPNVHEYLQEMHREVFAGHDLVSVGEMSSTSLEHCIRYSRPDSQELSMTFNFHHLKVDYPNMQKWVRADFDFLQLKGILSEWQVGMQAGGGWNALFWCNHDQPRVVSRFGDDGEHRVVSAKMLATALHFLQGTPYVYQGEEIGMTNPGFEHIEQYRDVETLNIYRLKREAGVPHDECMAAIKQKSRDNGRTPMQWDHQANAGFSSVEPWIGIPANAAFINVEDQRNDSASVLHHYRELIALRRAEPLLQHGVYRLLLPEHKQVWVYVRQGDGESLLVINNFYGTPCDIELPEGVVDAGMSQRLLISNYDDCPVRSSRISLRPYESFALHLQ; encoded by the coding sequence ATGCAAGACTGGCAGCGTTCAGTGATCTATCAGATCTACCCAAAAAGCTTTTGCAGCCACGCGGGCAACGCGACCGGTGACTTGCGGGGGGTGGTCGACAAGCTCGATTACCTGCAGTGGCTGGGCGTCGATTACCTGTGGCTGACGCCGTTCCTGCGCTCGCCCCAGCGCGACAACGGCTATGACATCAGCGATTACTACGCCATAGACCCGAGTTACGGCAGCATGGCCGATTGCGAACTGCTGATCCGCGAAGCCGGTGCCCGTGGCCTCAAGCTGATGCTTGATATCGTGGTCAATCACACGTCCATCGAACACGAGTGGTTCCAGCAGGCGCGCAGCAGCCTCGACAACCCGTATCGCGACTTCTATATCTGGCGCGACCAGCCAAACAACTGGGAGTCCAAATTCGGCGGCTCGGCCTGGGAATACGAGGCGCAAACCGGCCAGTACTATCTGCACCTGTTTGACCACACTCAGGCCGACCTCAATTGGGACAACCCCAAGGTACGCGCCGAGGTCTACAAGCTGATGTGCTTCTGGCGGGACAAGGGCGTGGGTGGCTTTCGCCTGGATGTGATCAACCTGATCTCGAAACCGGCGCATTTCCCCCAGGACGACAGCGACGGCCGCCGTTTCTATACCGATGGCCCCAACGTGCATGAGTACCTGCAGGAGATGCACCGCGAAGTGTTTGCCGGCCACGATCTGGTCAGCGTCGGCGAGATGTCGTCCACCAGCCTTGAGCACTGCATCCGCTACTCGCGCCCTGACAGCCAGGAGCTGTCGATGACCTTCAATTTTCATCACCTGAAAGTCGATTACCCGAACATGCAGAAGTGGGTGCGGGCTGATTTCGATTTCCTGCAGCTCAAGGGCATTCTTTCGGAGTGGCAGGTTGGTATGCAGGCCGGTGGCGGCTGGAACGCGCTGTTCTGGTGTAACCATGACCAGCCGCGTGTGGTTTCGCGTTTTGGCGATGACGGTGAACACCGCGTGGTCTCGGCCAAAATGCTCGCCACGGCGCTGCATTTTTTGCAAGGCACACCCTATGTGTATCAGGGTGAAGAAATCGGCATGACCAACCCCGGGTTCGAGCATATCGAGCAGTATCGCGATGTCGAAACCCTGAATATCTATCGCCTCAAGCGCGAAGCCGGGGTGCCTCACGACGAATGCATGGCTGCGATCAAGCAAAAGTCACGGGACAACGGCCGCACGCCAATGCAATGGGATCATCAGGCCAATGCCGGTTTCAGCAGTGTCGAACCGTGGATTGGCATCCCCGCCAACGCGGCGTTTATCAACGTTGAAGACCAGCGCAATGACTCGGCTTCGGTGCTGCATCACTACCGCGAATTGATTGCCTTGCGCCGCGCAGAGCCCTTGCTGCAACACGGTGTATACCGTCTGTTGTTGCCCGAGCATAAGCAGGTATGGGTCTATGTGCGTCAGGGCGATGGCGAGAGTCTGCTGGTGATCAACAACTTCTATGGCACACCCTGCGATATCGAACTGCCTGAAGGAGTGGTTGACGCGGGTATGAGCCAGCGGCTGCTGATCAGCAACTACGACGACTGCCCGGTGCGCAGCAGTCGGATTTCACTGCGTCCGTATGAGTCATTTGCCCTGCATCTGCAGTGA
- a CDS encoding carbohydrate porin: MKSSLNYSICIASLCLLAPLSASALEFAGYLRSGVGNSLNGGKQSCFKLPGAEAKYRLGNECEQYAELELRQDVYSFDDGSVLSVDGMASLYNQYDRQLTFQGDNGSARLPQLYAQWSNLSGLNGGSLWAGRRYYKRNDIHISDFYYWNQSATGAGIEDVLIGGLKYSYALSRKDNLYQENYVTRHDFNVAGFNTNPGGELELGLSYLDKPERTDAHSGWAITAQHVQSEFLGGKNKFAVQYGEGSGTGLGYTGDFRLDNSSKRYRIVEFFDWQVTPRFGGQVEAVYQKDFRPDGGNQEWLSLGVRPTYAISEQFKLVTELGHDQVKAADGTRKLSKFTFAPTWSPKGPGFWTRPEVRLYYTYASWNAAAQRAANEFDAGSALSDSGAFGSARHGSNAGLQVEYWWK, encoded by the coding sequence ATGAAATCTTCACTCAACTACAGCATCTGTATCGCCAGCCTGTGCCTGCTGGCACCGTTGTCGGCCAGCGCCCTGGAGTTCGCCGGGTATTTGCGCAGTGGCGTGGGCAACTCGCTCAATGGCGGCAAGCAATCCTGCTTCAAGCTGCCCGGTGCCGAGGCCAAGTACCGGCTGGGCAACGAGTGCGAACAATACGCCGAGCTGGAACTGCGCCAGGACGTGTACAGCTTTGACGATGGCTCGGTACTGAGCGTCGATGGCATGGCCTCGCTGTACAACCAGTACGACCGCCAGCTGACTTTCCAGGGCGACAACGGTTCGGCGCGTCTGCCGCAACTGTACGCGCAGTGGTCGAACCTGTCGGGTCTCAACGGCGGCTCACTGTGGGCCGGGCGCCGTTACTACAAGCGTAACGACATCCATATTTCCGACTTCTACTACTGGAACCAGAGCGCCACCGGTGCCGGTATCGAGGATGTACTGATCGGTGGCTTGAAATACAGCTACGCCCTGTCGCGCAAAGACAACCTGTACCAGGAAAACTATGTGACTCGCCACGACTTCAACGTGGCCGGTTTCAACACCAACCCCGGCGGTGAGCTGGAGTTGGGCCTCAGTTATCTGGACAAGCCCGAGCGCACTGACGCCCACAGTGGCTGGGCCATTACCGCGCAGCATGTGCAGAGCGAGTTTCTGGGGGGCAAGAACAAGTTTGCCGTGCAGTACGGCGAAGGCTCGGGCACCGGCCTGGGCTATACCGGCGACTTTCGCCTGGATAACAGCAGCAAGCGTTATCGCATTGTCGAGTTTTTCGACTGGCAAGTGACGCCGCGTTTCGGCGGGCAGGTGGAGGCGGTGTACCAGAAGGATTTTCGCCCCGACGGCGGCAATCAGGAGTGGCTGTCTTTGGGCGTGCGCCCGACTTACGCGATCAGTGAGCAGTTCAAGCTGGTCACCGAGCTGGGGCACGATCAGGTCAAGGCCGCGGACGGTACGCGCAAGTTGAGCAAGTTCACTTTCGCGCCCACCTGGTCACCCAAGGGCCCAGGTTTCTGGACGCGCCCGGAAGTGCGTTTGTATTACACCTATGCCAGCTGGAACGCTGCGGCACAGCGCGCCGCCAATGAGTTTGATGCAGGCTCGGCGCTCTCCGACAGCGGTGCATTCGGTTCGGCCCGTCACGGTTCCAACGCAGGTTTGCAAGTCGAGTACTGGTGGAAGTAA
- the ptsP gene encoding phosphoenolpyruvate--protein phosphotransferase → MVTSQQVELLAPLSGVLMALDNVPDPVFASRLIGDGLCIDPTSQVLCAPLAGVISNLQHTGHAISITHANGVQVLLHIGLDTVNLGGKGFTALVEEGQQVTAGQALIEFDADYIALHARSLLTLMLVVSGEPFVAPSPGGVLVETGQPLLRLQLGQAETVAEVQAGDTQRSQPQRLPNPNGLHARPAAVLAQAAKGFAATLHLHKQGESANAKSLVAIMALQTVCGDSVYLSACGSDAEQALKVLSELLAEGCGESVVAVAPEAQPVAVPEPVASNELRGVCASPGSAFGHVVQLTESVLQISELATDQRHEREQLQQALAGATAQLQTLCDTTQGKAQAEIFNAHQELLEDPGLLEQAFGLIEQGKSAAFAWQSATHQTATLFKGLGNRLLAERALDLDDVGQRVLKLILGVQDCALELPDLAILIAEQLTPSQTATLDTRKVAGFATVGGGASSHVAILARALGLPALCGMSPQVLALANGTEVLLDADQGQLHLEPDPQRIRQLTLQRALQHQRQQQDLQQAAQPASTRDGVRIEVSANIASLAEAEQAVSLGAEGVGLLRSEFLYLERSSPPSHAEQVATYSAIAGVVGTGHNLVVRTLDVGGDKPLAYVPMAHEANPFLGMRGIRLCLERPHLLREQFSAILASADLTRLHIMLPMVTQLSELRMARQLLEEQALALGIKTLPKLGIMIEVPAAALMADLFAPEVDFFSIGTNDLTQYTLAMDRDHPRLASQADSLHPAVLRLIATTVKAAHAHGKWVGVCGALASETLAVPLLLGLGVDELSVSVPLIPSIKARVRELDFVACQALAQRVLGLESAGQVRAALQPLVQPMTELES, encoded by the coding sequence ATGGTCACATCCCAACAAGTGGAATTGCTGGCACCGCTGTCCGGTGTGCTGATGGCGCTGGATAACGTGCCCGACCCGGTGTTTGCCAGTCGCCTGATAGGCGACGGCCTGTGTATCGATCCGACGTCGCAGGTGCTTTGTGCGCCGCTGGCCGGGGTGATCAGTAACTTGCAACACACCGGCCACGCCATCAGCATCACCCATGCCAATGGCGTGCAGGTGTTGCTGCATATTGGTCTGGATACCGTCAACCTGGGCGGCAAAGGCTTTACGGCGCTGGTCGAGGAGGGCCAGCAGGTGACAGCGGGGCAGGCGCTGATCGAGTTCGATGCAGACTACATCGCCCTGCATGCCCGCAGCCTGTTGACGCTGATGCTGGTGGTCAGCGGCGAACCTTTTGTGGCCCCGTCACCAGGTGGCGTTCTGGTCGAAACGGGCCAGCCGCTGCTGCGTCTGCAACTGGGGCAGGCCGAGACAGTGGCCGAGGTGCAAGCCGGCGATACCCAGCGTTCCCAGCCGCAGCGTCTGCCCAACCCCAACGGCTTGCACGCCCGTCCTGCAGCGGTGCTCGCCCAGGCGGCGAAAGGCTTTGCGGCAACCCTTCATTTGCACAAACAGGGTGAGAGCGCCAATGCCAAGTCGCTGGTAGCGATCATGGCCCTGCAGACGGTTTGCGGCGACAGCGTTTACCTCAGTGCCTGCGGCTCAGATGCCGAGCAAGCGCTCAAGGTGCTGAGTGAACTGCTGGCTGAGGGTTGCGGCGAATCGGTCGTGGCTGTGGCGCCCGAAGCGCAGCCAGTAGCAGTGCCGGAGCCTGTGGCCAGCAACGAATTGCGCGGGGTCTGTGCGTCACCGGGTTCGGCCTTCGGTCATGTTGTGCAACTGACAGAAAGCGTGTTGCAGATCAGCGAACTGGCAACCGACCAGCGCCACGAGCGCGAGCAGTTGCAACAGGCCCTGGCAGGAGCCACCGCGCAGTTGCAAACGCTGTGCGACACCACACAGGGCAAGGCTCAGGCCGAGATTTTCAACGCTCACCAGGAGCTGCTGGAAGACCCCGGTTTGCTGGAGCAGGCTTTCGGGCTGATCGAGCAGGGCAAGAGCGCAGCATTCGCCTGGCAGAGTGCCACACACCAAACCGCGACCCTGTTCAAAGGCCTGGGCAATCGCTTGCTGGCCGAGCGCGCGCTGGATCTGGACGATGTCGGCCAGCGCGTACTCAAACTGATACTCGGGGTTCAGGACTGCGCACTGGAGTTGCCGGATCTGGCCATCCTGATTGCCGAGCAACTGACCCCGTCGCAGACCGCAACCCTGGATACCCGCAAGGTTGCAGGCTTTGCCACGGTCGGTGGCGGTGCCAGCAGTCATGTGGCGATTCTGGCCCGGGCGCTGGGCTTGCCGGCACTTTGCGGTATGTCGCCACAGGTGCTGGCGCTGGCTAACGGAACCGAGGTGTTGCTCGATGCGGATCAGGGGCAGCTGCACCTGGAGCCGGATCCGCAGCGGATCCGCCAGCTCACCCTCCAGCGTGCCCTTCAGCACCAGCGTCAGCAGCAGGATTTGCAGCAGGCGGCACAGCCAGCCAGTACCCGTGACGGGGTACGTATCGAAGTCAGCGCCAATATCGCGTCCCTGGCCGAGGCAGAGCAAGCGGTGAGCCTGGGGGCAGAAGGGGTCGGCTTACTGCGCTCCGAGTTCCTTTATCTGGAACGCAGCAGCCCCCCCAGCCATGCCGAGCAGGTTGCCACTTACAGCGCCATCGCCGGTGTCGTGGGTACCGGGCACAATCTGGTGGTGCGCACGCTGGATGTGGGCGGCGACAAACCACTGGCCTATGTACCGATGGCACACGAGGCCAATCCATTTTTGGGCATGCGCGGAATCCGCTTGTGCCTTGAGCGTCCACACCTGTTGCGTGAGCAGTTCAGCGCGATTCTGGCCAGTGCCGACCTGACCCGTCTGCACATTATGTTGCCGATGGTCACGCAGCTGTCCGAGTTGCGCATGGCCCGCCAGTTGCTCGAGGAGCAGGCGCTGGCGCTGGGGATCAAGACCCTGCCAAAACTGGGCATCATGATCGAAGTGCCGGCAGCAGCGTTGATGGCGGATCTGTTTGCCCCCGAGGTGGATTTTTTCTCCATTGGTACCAATGACCTGACCCAGTACACCCTGGCGATGGACCGGGACCATCCGCGTCTGGCCAGCCAGGCCGACAGCTTGCACCCGGCGGTGCTGCGCCTGATCGCCACCACTGTCAAGGCCGCCCATGCCCACGGCAAATGGGTCGGGGTGTGCGGCGCACTGGCCTCCGAGACGCTGGCGGTACCATTGCTGCTGGGGCTGGGTGTCGATGAGTTGTCAGTGAGCGTGCCGTTGATCCCGAGTATCAAGGCGCGGGTTCGAGAGCTGGATTTCGTCGCGTGCCAGGCCCTGGCGCAGCGTGTGCTGGGCCTGGAGAGTGCCGGGCAGGTGCGGGCTGCATTGCAGCCATTGGTGCAACCCATGACCGAGTTGGAGTCCTGA
- a CDS encoding PTS transporter subunit EIIB, giving the protein MFDKALKAFWKALTPDLVVDEPAKPVSTLDKTVLAALGGSGNIKTEQRVALTRIRVELADITRLDPQALRVAGVPGILSLPGGVVHLVVGL; this is encoded by the coding sequence ATGTTCGATAAAGCGCTTAAAGCATTCTGGAAGGCCCTGACACCCGATCTGGTGGTGGATGAGCCCGCTAAACCGGTGTCGACACTGGATAAAACGGTGCTGGCTGCGCTGGGCGGGAGCGGCAATATCAAGACCGAGCAGCGGGTGGCCTTGACCCGGATCCGTGTTGAGCTGGCCGATATCACCCGCCTGGATCCGCAAGCCCTGCGTGTGGCGGGTGTGCCCGGGATCCTGAGCCTGCCGGGTGGGGTGGTGCATCTGGTGGTGGGGTTGTAA
- a CDS encoding multicopper oxidase family protein, translating to MSFTRRQILGGLAGLVVVGVGAGGASRYWLGKVAAENAGHDYELISAPLDVELVPGHITQAWAFGPSAPGTELRVRQGEWLRVRFINHLPVATTIHWHGIRLPLEMDGVPYVSQLPVLPGEYFDYKFRVPDAGSYWYHPHVNSSEELGRGLVGPLIVEEREPTGFKHERTLSIKNWHVDEEGGFLPFSITREAARGGTAGRLSTINGSHVPTIDLPAGQITRVRILNLDNTLTYRLNIPGVEAMIYALDGNPIEPRPLGKDYWLGPGMRICLAIKAPPAGEELSLRDGPVRLGTLRSVASTDAPGEWPPALPANPIAEPDVANAEKINFNFEWVGSMSENLGPDQPPSLWQINGVAWDIKDKTCADRPIAKLKLGQSYIFELKNMTQYQHPIHLHGMSFKVLASNRKKIIPYFTDTYLLGKNERARVALVADNPGVWMFHCHVIDHMETGLMAAIEVS from the coding sequence ATGTCCTTTACCCGTCGACAAATACTCGGTGGTCTGGCCGGCCTGGTAGTGGTGGGTGTTGGCGCAGGAGGCGCTTCGCGTTACTGGCTGGGCAAGGTGGCTGCCGAGAACGCCGGCCACGATTACGAACTGATCAGCGCGCCACTGGACGTCGAGCTGGTGCCCGGCCATATCACCCAGGCCTGGGCGTTCGGTCCATCGGCTCCAGGTACCGAGCTGCGCGTGCGTCAGGGTGAGTGGCTGCGGGTGCGCTTTATCAACCATCTGCCAGTCGCAACCACCATCCATTGGCACGGTATCCGCCTGCCCCTGGAAATGGACGGCGTCCCCTACGTCTCGCAACTACCGGTATTGCCCGGAGAATACTTCGACTACAAGTTCCGCGTGCCCGATGCCGGCAGCTACTGGTATCACCCCCACGTCAACAGCAGCGAAGAGCTGGGTCGTGGCCTGGTCGGCCCGCTGATCGTCGAAGAGCGCGAGCCTACCGGCTTCAAGCACGAGCGCACCCTGAGCATCAAGAACTGGCACGTCGATGAAGAGGGCGGCTTCCTGCCGTTCAGCATCACCCGCGAAGCGGCCCGTGGCGGTACGGCGGGGCGCCTGTCGACCATCAATGGCAGCCATGTGCCGACCATCGACCTGCCTGCAGGGCAGATCACCCGTGTGCGTATTCTCAACCTCGACAACACCCTGACCTATCGCCTGAATATCCCCGGCGTGGAAGCGATGATCTACGCGCTGGATGGCAACCCCATCGAGCCAAGGCCGTTGGGCAAGGATTACTGGCTGGGCCCGGGCATGCGTATTTGCCTGGCAATCAAGGCCCCGCCCGCCGGTGAAGAACTGTCGTTGCGTGACGGCCCGGTACGGCTGGGCACTTTGCGTTCGGTCGCCAGCACCGATGCACCGGGCGAGTGGCCACCGGCGTTGCCCGCCAACCCGATTGCCGAGCCCGACGTGGCCAATGCCGAGAAGATCAACTTCAACTTTGAGTGGGTCGGTTCGATGTCCGAGAACCTGGGCCCGGATCAGCCTCCGAGCCTTTGGCAGATCAACGGTGTGGCCTGGGATATCAAGGACAAGACCTGCGCTGACCGACCGATTGCCAAACTCAAGCTGGGTCAGAGCTATATCTTTGAATTGAAGAACATGACCCAGTACCAGCACCCCATCCATTTGCATGGCATGAGTTTCAAGGTGCTGGCCTCCAATCGCAAAAAAATCATTCCGTATTTCACTGACACCTATCTGCTGGGCAAAAACGAACGTGCCCGCGTGGCGCTGGTGGCGGATAATCCTGGCGTGTGGATGTTCCACTGCCATGTGATTGATCACATGGAAACCGGCCTGATGGCCGCTATTGAGGTTTCCTGA
- the tadA gene encoding tRNA adenosine(34) deaminase TadA: protein MRQGRQPLIIDRSRDQDFMREALALAAQGAALGEVPVGAVLVQDGEVIGRGFNCPISGSDPSAHAEMMAIRDAATAVSNYRLPGSTLYVTLEPCSMCAGLIVHARVARVVYGALEPKAGIVQSQGQFFTQGFLNHRVLYEGGVLAEECGAILSEFFKARRAR, encoded by the coding sequence ATGCGACAAGGGCGTCAACCCCTGATTATCGACCGCAGCCGCGATCAAGACTTTATGCGCGAAGCGCTGGCGCTGGCCGCTCAAGGCGCAGCGCTGGGTGAAGTGCCGGTGGGTGCGGTGCTGGTGCAGGACGGTGAAGTCATCGGCCGTGGCTTTAATTGCCCGATCAGCGGCAGCGACCCCAGTGCTCATGCCGAAATGATGGCCATCCGTGATGCAGCGACGGCTGTCAGCAACTACCGGCTGCCGGGCAGCACGCTGTACGTGACGCTGGAGCCATGCAGCATGTGTGCGGGGCTGATCGTGCACGCCCGGGTGGCACGGGTGGTGTATGGCGCGCTGGAGCCCAAGGCCGGGATTGTGCAAAGCCAGGGGCAGTTTTTTACCCAGGGCTTTTTGAATCACCGGGTGCTGTATGAAGGCGGGGTATTGGCTGAAGAGTGCGGGGCGATCCTCAGCGAGTTCTTCAAGGCCAGAAGGGCTCGCTGA
- the cmoB gene encoding tRNA 5-methoxyuridine(34)/uridine 5-oxyacetic acid(34) synthase CmoB produces the protein MIDLSPLARRLAGTPLAEWANTLQAQLDVKMEKGHGDLERWQSALDALPDVKPSEIDLLNGLTLDTDCDDATRAQMREALMGLSPWRKGPFDLFGVHVDTEWHSDWKWSRVAPHVDLKGKRILDVGCGNGYYMWRMLGAGAHSVIGVDPNWLFFCQFQAVQRFLQQEAAWHLPFPFEDLPPNLEGFDTVFSMGVFYHRRSPIEHLLALKDCLVKGGELVLETLVIEGDVNQVLVPEDRYAQMRNVWFLPSIPALERWLRRAGFSDVRCVDVSVTTVEEQRATEWMKYQSLSDYLDPNDHSKTIEGLPAPMRAVIMARK, from the coding sequence ATGATTGATCTGTCCCCACTTGCCCGGCGTCTGGCCGGCACTCCATTGGCTGAATGGGCCAACACCCTGCAAGCCCAGCTCGACGTCAAGATGGAGAAAGGCCACGGCGACCTGGAGCGCTGGCAAAGCGCGCTGGATGCCTTGCCCGACGTCAAGCCGAGCGAAATCGACCTGTTGAACGGCCTGACCCTGGACACCGACTGCGACGACGCCACCCGTGCACAGATGCGCGAAGCCCTGATGGGCCTGTCACCGTGGCGCAAAGGCCCGTTCGACCTGTTTGGCGTTCACGTCGATACCGAGTGGCACTCGGACTGGAAATGGTCGCGGGTCGCGCCGCATGTCGACCTCAAGGGCAAGCGCATCCTCGATGTGGGCTGCGGCAACGGCTACTACATGTGGCGCATGCTCGGCGCAGGCGCCCACAGCGTAATCGGCGTCGACCCCAACTGGCTGTTCTTCTGCCAGTTCCAGGCCGTGCAACGCTTTTTGCAGCAGGAAGCGGCGTGGCACCTGCCGTTTCCTTTCGAAGACCTGCCGCCGAACCTGGAAGGTTTCGACACTGTATTTTCCATGGGTGTGTTCTACCACCGCCGTTCGCCCATCGAGCATTTGCTGGCATTGAAAGACTGCCTGGTCAAAGGCGGCGAACTGGTGCTGGAAACCCTGGTGATCGAAGGTGACGTGAACCAGGTGCTGGTGCCGGAAGACCGCTACGCGCAGATGCGAAACGTGTGGTTTCTGCCCTCGATCCCGGCGCTGGAGCGCTGGTTGCGCCGTGCCGGTTTCAGCGATGTGCGCTGCGTCGACGTGAGCGTCACCACCGTTGAAGAACAACGTGCCACCGAGTGGATGAAGTACCAGTCGTTGAGCGACTACCTGGACCCGAACGACCACAGCAAAACCATCGAAGGCCTGCCGGCGCCAATGCGGGCGGTGATTATGGCCAGGAAGTAA
- the cmoA gene encoding carboxy-S-adenosyl-L-methionine synthase CmoA — MSKEPDRIFAQPLTQVPDFAFNEDVVRVFPDMIKRSVPGYPTIVENLGVLAAQFARPDSVLYDLGCSLGAVTQALRRHVRTEGCKVIAVDNSAAMVERCREYLNGQNSMFQELLPVEVIEGDILALAFEPASVVALNFTLQFIAPEERLALLGRIRQSLLPGGALILSEKLRFSDPEEHGLLTDLHVAFKRANGYSDLEIAQKRSAIENVMKPDSLEEHRERLLAAGFSKVVPWFQCLNFASLIALP; from the coding sequence GTGAGCAAAGAACCCGACCGTATTTTCGCCCAGCCCCTGACCCAGGTGCCGGACTTCGCCTTCAACGAAGACGTTGTGCGGGTGTTCCCGGACATGATCAAACGCTCGGTGCCCGGCTACCCGACCATTGTCGAGAACCTTGGCGTGCTCGCCGCCCAGTTCGCCCGGCCCGACAGCGTACTGTACGACCTGGGTTGCTCACTGGGCGCCGTCACCCAGGCCCTGCGCCGCCATGTGCGCACTGAAGGCTGCAAGGTGATTGCGGTGGACAATTCGGCGGCAATGGTCGAGCGCTGCCGCGAGTACCTCAATGGGCAGAACTCGATGTTTCAGGAGCTGCTGCCGGTCGAGGTCATCGAAGGCGATATCCTGGCCCTGGCGTTCGAGCCGGCTTCGGTGGTGGCGCTGAACTTCACCCTGCAATTCATCGCTCCAGAAGAGCGCCTGGCGCTGCTGGGCCGTATCCGCCAGTCGCTGCTGCCTGGCGGTGCCCTGATCCTTTCTGAAAAGCTGCGTTTCAGCGACCCCGAAGAGCACGGGCTGCTGACTGATCTGCATGTGGCGTTCAAGCGCGCCAACGGCTACAGCGATCTGGAGATCGCACAAAAGCGCAGCGCCATCGAAAACGTCATGAAGCCCGACAGCCTCGAAGAACACCGCGAACGCCTGCTGGCGGCCGGGTTCTCGAAAGTCGTGCCGTGGTTCCAGTGTCTTAACTTTGCCTCGTTGATTGCCTTGCCATGA